A stretch of Pseudomonas sp. 7SR1 DNA encodes these proteins:
- a CDS encoding MFS transporter gives MSEHVQPLEATRSVGTSQETQKVIFASSLGTVFEWYDFFLYGALAAVISKQFFAGVNDTTAFIFALMAFAAGFIVRPFGALVFGRLGDMIGRKYTFLATIVLMGVATFCVGLLPNYASIGIAAPIILVVLRMLQGLALGGEYGGAATYVAEHAPIGKRGFHTSWIQSTATLGLLLSLLVVLGCRYFTGDQFEVWGWRIPFLLSIVLLGISTWIRLSLHESPAFLKMKEEGKCCKAPIRESFGKWENLKVVLIALFSINAGQAVTFYAAQFYVLFFLTQFLKMDPALANSLLIVSVVIGAPFFIFFGWLSDKVGRKPVLMVGLLLATALYFPIFKTLAHYANPAIDLASRQAPITVVADPATCTFQFDPVGKARFDSPCDKVKTFLVKQGLPYSSVSAPAGSNVQVSVGDVKLEGFDESALRAAVTLAGYPQQADAQQINRTMIVVLIVALIIISAMCYGPLAALMVELFPTRIRYTSMSLPYHIGNGWFGGFLPTVSFALVVYTGDIFYGLWYPVVITGVSLVVGMLCLRETRNVDLDKN, from the coding sequence ATGTCTGAGCATGTTCAGCCCCTGGAAGCCACGCGCAGCGTCGGCACCAGCCAGGAAACCCAGAAGGTCATCTTCGCCTCGTCCCTGGGGACGGTGTTCGAGTGGTACGACTTTTTCCTCTACGGCGCCCTCGCGGCGGTGATCAGCAAGCAGTTCTTCGCCGGCGTCAACGACACCACGGCATTCATCTTCGCCCTGATGGCATTCGCCGCCGGTTTCATCGTGCGGCCGTTCGGTGCCTTGGTGTTCGGGCGGCTGGGGGACATGATCGGACGCAAGTACACCTTCCTGGCCACCATCGTCCTCATGGGCGTGGCGACCTTCTGTGTCGGCCTGTTGCCCAACTACGCCAGCATCGGCATCGCCGCGCCGATCATCCTGGTGGTGTTGCGCATGCTGCAGGGCCTGGCCCTGGGCGGTGAATATGGCGGAGCGGCCACGTATGTCGCCGAGCACGCCCCCATAGGCAAGCGCGGCTTCCACACCAGCTGGATCCAGTCCACGGCCACCCTCGGTCTGTTGCTTTCCTTGCTGGTGGTGCTGGGCTGCCGTTATTTCACTGGCGACCAGTTCGAGGTCTGGGGCTGGCGCATTCCGTTCCTGCTGTCGATCGTGCTGCTGGGCATTTCCACCTGGATCCGCCTGAGCCTGCATGAGTCGCCGGCATTCCTGAAAATGAAAGAGGAAGGCAAGTGCTGCAAGGCCCCCATCCGTGAGTCCTTCGGCAAATGGGAAAACCTCAAGGTGGTGCTGATCGCCCTGTTCAGCATCAACGCCGGGCAAGCAGTCACCTTCTACGCGGCGCAGTTCTACGTGCTGTTCTTCCTGACCCAGTTCCTGAAGATGGACCCGGCCCTGGCCAACAGCCTGCTGATCGTCAGCGTGGTGATCGGCGCACCATTCTTCATCTTCTTCGGCTGGCTGTCGGACAAGGTCGGGCGCAAGCCCGTGCTGATGGTCGGCCTGCTCCTGGCCACGGCACTGTATTTCCCGATTTTCAAGACCCTGGCCCACTACGCCAACCCGGCCATCGACCTGGCGAGCCGCCAGGCGCCGATCACGGTGGTGGCCGACCCGGCGACCTGTACCTTTCAATTCGACCCGGTGGGCAAGGCGCGCTTCGACAGCCCCTGCGACAAGGTCAAGACGTTCCTGGTCAAGCAGGGGCTGCCCTACAGCAGCGTGTCGGCGCCGGCCGGCAGCAACGTGCAGGTCAGCGTCGGCGACGTGAAACTCGAAGGCTTCGACGAGTCCGCGCTGCGGGCAGCGGTGACCCTGGCAGGCTACCCACAACAAGCCGATGCCCAGCAGATCAACCGGACCATGATCGTGGTGCTGATCGTGGCGCTGATCATCATTTCAGCGATGTGCTACGGCCCGTTGGCGGCGCTGATGGTCGAACTGTTTCCCACCCGTATCCGCTACACCTCCATGTCGCTGCCCTACCACATCGGCAACGGCTGGTTCGGCGGCTTCCTGCCCACCGTGTCGTTCGCCCTGGTGGTCTATACCGGCGATATCTTCTATGGGCTGTGGTACCCGGTGGTGATCACCGGGGTCAGCCTGGTGGTGGGCATGCTCTGCCTGCGGGAAACCAGAAACGTGGACCTGGATAAAAACTGA
- a CDS encoding response regulator codes for MNSMPNGNGQATTRLILVVEDDPTILEFLCEILEDEGFVVEPRESADSALTFLEQSADYVDLLLTDITMPGTIDGADLANMTGDRWPQIPLLIMSGYETPESAGIKHHASFIAKPWALGQMLDLVESTVKNRQVH; via the coding sequence ATGAATTCGATGCCAAACGGCAACGGACAGGCGACCACACGTTTGATTCTTGTTGTTGAAGATGATCCGACGATCCTGGAGTTCCTGTGCGAAATACTGGAGGACGAAGGGTTTGTGGTGGAGCCTCGGGAAAGCGCCGATTCGGCGTTGACGTTTCTTGAGCAGAGTGCCGACTACGTGGACCTGCTGCTCACCGATATCACCATGCCCGGCACGATCGACGGCGCGGACCTGGCCAACATGACCGGGGACCGCTGGCCGCAGATTCCGCTGCTGATCATGTCGGGCTACGAAACGCCGGAAAGTGCCGGGATCAAGCACCACGCCTCCTTCATCGCCAAGCCCTGGGCCCTGGGGCAGATGCTGGACCTGGTGGAAAGCACGGTGAAGAATCGCCAGGTCCACTGA